Proteins from a single region of Acanthochromis polyacanthus isolate Apoly-LR-REF ecotype Palm Island chromosome 11, KAUST_Apoly_ChrSc, whole genome shotgun sequence:
- the kdf1b gene encoding keratinocyte differentiation factor 1: MSAGSTGSQRRSHRPGPSRTSSQRSSYEERCVDPVEDRIPISEGKAVHKAHLKDANGKESETIGFIPGSAEPSSATQTCNPCASPRSCRTFICNVLTCGLYSICQSTILAPCLAPKESSTDEPEKVSLQAMNTEEDWLGDVHIGGVKVDPPREYLEAETETYTLLSAGQTSVHPSLHESMRFDDWEDGEENVDSLITKKLLELYSEYQIEELARCTSDSVFLRKSKDINHLINSLAEEHKMDEQEAECRLVRGIIRISTRKSTKRRPPTSRRERTLSDSGNETMRESDSFSFSNNNDYKSHPNIQISELTSSDQCAREMWRNNGGHTSSSPTAYSPSHTETNSSGVPLIRTSVRT, from the exons ATGTCTGCCGGCAGCACCGGCAGTCAAAGACGCAGCCACAGGCCTGGACCCAGCCGGACCAGCAGCCAAAGGTCGTCATATGAGGAGCGCTGTGTGGACCCAGTGGAAGACAGAATACCAATCTCAGAGGGAAAGGCAGTCCACAAAGCTCACCTGAAAGATGCTAACGGAAAGGAGTCTGAGACCATCGGCTTCATTCCTGGCTCAGCTGAGCCTTCCTCTGCAACCCAAACCTGCAACCCCTGCGCTTCTCCAAGGAGCTGTAGGACTTTTATATGCAATGTGCTCACCTGCGGCCTGTACAGCATTTGCCAGTCCACTATCCTTGCTCCGTGCTTGGCACCAAAGGAGAGTTCCACAGATGAGCCAGAGAAGGTGAGCCTCCAAGCCATGAACACAGAAGAAGACTGGCTGGGGGATGTCCACATCGGTGGAGTAAAAGTGGACCCTCCAAGAGAATATTTAGAGGCTGAAACTGAAACATACACGCTTTTGTCTGCTGGTCAAACATCAGTCCATCCGTCCCTGCACGAGTCTATGAGGTTTGATGACTGGGAGGACGGTGAGGAGAACGTAGACTCCCTCATTACGAAGAAGCTGCTGGAGCTCTACTCCGAATATCAAATCGAAGAGTTGGCCAGGTGCACTTCAGACTCTGTGTTTCTGAGGAAGAGCAAGGACATCAATCACCTCATCAACTCGCTGGCGGAGGAGCACAAAATGGATGAGCAGGAAGCTGAGTGCAGGCTGGTGCGGGGCATCATACGCATCAGCACGAGGAAGAGCACAAAGAGGAGGCCGCCCACCTCCAGGAGGGAGAGGACGCTGTCGGACAGTGGCAACGAGACAATGAGGGAGAGTGACTCCTTCTCATTCAGCAACAACA ATGACTACAAATCACATCCCAACATCCAAATATCAGAgctgacctcctctgatcagtGTGCCAGGGAGATGTGGAGGAACAATGGAG GTCATACTTCTAGTTCTCCAACAGCCTACTCACCCTCTCACACAGAGACTAACTCATCAGGTGTCCCACTGATTCGCACCTCTGTGAGAACATGA